Genomic window (Acidobacteriota bacterium):
CGAACGATCCCTATTTCAACGAGCAATGGGCCCTTAAGAACTCCGGTCAGGACGGCGGAAAGGCGGAAGCCGATCTTTCGGCGATCAAGGCTTGGACGAAAACGACCGGAAGCGGAAAGGTCGTCATCGCGGTCCTCGACACCGGCGTCGATTATACCCACGCGGATCTCGCGCCGAATATGTGGTTCCGTCCGGACAACCTGCCGCAATACAAGGATGATGATCTCGGATTGGTGAACGATAGTCGCGGTTTCAATTCGGCCGACAATCAAAACGATCCGATGGACGAGAACGGTCACGGGACCCATTGCGCCGGGATCATCGGCGCCGAGGGCAACAATGAAGAAGGCATTTCGGGAATCAACTGGAAGGTCGAGATAATGCCGCTCAAATTCCTTGGGCGTGGCGGATTCGGGACGACCAAGGACGCGATCGAGGCAATCAACTACGCGGTCGACCGCAAGCGCAATGGCGTCAACATCCGCGTTATCAGCGCCTCTTGGGGCTCGACGCAGTATTCAAAAGCCCTCGAAGACGCGATCCGCGCCGCCGGAGAAGCCGGGATCCTGTTCGTCGCCGCAGCCGGAAACAGCAGTACCGACAATGACAAACGGCCGCATTATCCGTCGAATTACGATTTACCGAACGTCATCAGCGTCGCGGCGCTCGACCGTAATGATACGTTGGCGTCGTTTTCAAATTTCGGCGCGAAAACCGTTCATATCGCCGCGCCGGGTCGCGAGATCCTCTCGACCTGGCTCAACGACGATTACCGTGAAGCATCGGGAACGTCGATGGCGACACCCTATGTTTCAGGAACAGCCGCGCTCGTACTCGCGCTCGAGCCTAATCTCAAGGTCGAGCAACTTCGCGATCGCTTGCTGAAATCGGTCGACAAGATCGACTCTTTGAACGGCAAGGTCGCGAGCGGCGGAAGGCTCAACGCCGCCAAGGCGGTCGGCAACTGACCGACGGCATTCGACAATTCGGCACTCAAAAGGCGGTCTTCGGGCCGCCTTTTTCGTCGCCGACAATCTCGTTTGCGTGACTGACCATTTGGAACACACGGTGCCGAAGTCGTTCAATGATTTCGCGAAGCGCCCGATCCTAATGCCGCGCTAACTCTCTTATTTGCAGTACTTACAATCTTGTTAATTGGGACCCGACGCCTTTGGCACACCCTTTGCTGAAAGCAATCGCGGAGGCAAAGGCAGTCTTGCCGACGAGGTTAACGATTGAGCATTGCCAAATTCAGTAAAAGGAGAAACCAAAATGAACCGAATCAAAAAACTAATTACTTTGTTTGCTTTTTCTATGCTTGTCCTTGGCCTTCCGACGCTCGCTTCCGCGCAGTGGCGTGACCGGGACCGCAATGACGATGACGACTATCGAACCGATCGCAACGGCGATTACCGCAACAACCAGAGATACAACCGCAATCTCCAGTCAACGATCAAAAACCTGAAGAACCGCAGCAAAGAATTCGCGCGCCGGCTCGACCGCGAACTCGACCGCAGCCGCTACGACGATCGCCGGCGCGAGGATCAGTTGAACCGCCTTGCGCAGAGCTTCAAGAATGCGGCGGACGATCTCGACGATGTTTACGATAACCGGCGCGATTCCAATCGTTCGGAGACTCAGGCCCAGCGCGTGATCCAACTCGGGAATCAGCTTGACAGCGCGCTCTACCGCGCACGGCTGAACTACAGTCTGCAGAACGACTGGAACCGGATTCGTCAGGATCTGAACACGCTTTCCAACGCGTACCGCTACAACAATCGTAACGATCGCAACAACCGCAACAATTCGGACTGGAAAAACAGGTTCCCGTGGCCGTTCTAGTCGAATACCGGATTTGATTGCGGCCCGGAAAAACCAGCCCTTCCGAAACCATTCGAGTCGCAATCAAACCAAGAGCCCGTGATCACGCGTCACGGGCTCTTTTTCTTCCCATCCGAGCTTTTCATTTCATACACTCTTCCCCTTTTCCCTTTTCCCTTTTCCCTTTTCCCTTTTCACTTTTCACTTTTCACTTTTCACTTTTCCTTTTTCACTTTTCACTTTTCCTTTTTCACTTTTCACTTTTCCTTTTTCACTTTTCACTTTTCACTTTTCACTTTTCACTTTGCACTCTGCACTCCACTCTGCACTCTTCCCCTTTTCCCCTTTTCGCTTTAATCTTTCAATTATGGCCGGAACTCTCTTTCTCGTCGCGACGCCGATCGGAAACCTGCAGGATATTACGCCGCGGGCGCTCGATACACTGCGATCAGTCGATGTTATCGCTTGCGAGGATACTCGTCACACCCTCAAACTCCTCAATCATTACGGGATCAAGAACAGACTCGTCAGTTATCACGAACACAACGAACACGAACGCGCGGCGCAGTTGGTCGCGGATCTTGAGAATGGACGCTCGGTCGCGGTCGTCAGCGATGCCGGAACGCCCGGGATCTGCGACCCGGGATTTCGAATCGCCGAACTTGCCCGCGCGGCCGGCGCACGCGTAATCCCGATTCCAGGCGCGGCGGCGTTCGTCAGCGCGCTCGTCGCATCCGGACTTGCGACCGATTCCTTTTTTTTCGGTGGTTTCTTGCCCGCGAAGCGGTCGGAAAGAACGAAACGGCTCGAAGAAGTGAAGCAAATCCCGGCGACGCTCATCTTCTACGAGGCTCCGCATCGACTCGTCAGGTCTCTTGCGGATTGCCGCGAAGTTCTTGGCAATCGCCGCGCGTCGGTTGCCCGGGAACTGACCAAACTGCACGAAGAGGTGGTTTGCGGAACGCTCGAAGAACTCTCAGAGCGATTCTCCGCGGACCGTGTAAAAGGTGAGATCGTCCTCGTGATCGACCGGGCCAGCGCGACGGCCGAGGTCGGCAGATCGCTGAACATCACTCTGGCCGATCGCGTCGCCGAACTCGAAGTTGACGGTCTCGACGCAAAATCAGCGCTCAAGAAGGCCGCAAAAGAGTTCGGCCTCGGAAAATCCGAGGCCTACCGTCTCTTGAAAGTGAAAAAGTAGAAGGGAAAAGGCAAAGGGAAAAAGGAAAAGGCAAAGGGAAAAAGGAAAAAGGCAAAGGGAAAAAGGAAAAAGGCAAAGGGAAAAAGGAAAAGGCAAAGGGAAAAAGGAAAAGGCAAAGGGAAAAAGGGAAAAGGGGAAAGTTAAGTTAAGGTAGTGTCAAGAAGTCCGTTTTTGCCTTTTCCCTTTTACTTTTTCCTTTTGCTTTTTCCCTTTTTCCCTTTTACTTTTTCCTTTTGCTTTTTCCCTTTTCCCTTTTCCCTTTTTTGAATCTACCGCTGCGTCAGTTCAGGCGGAAGCTGTTTGTCGACCTTCGGCCGCTCCTTCAGATCGGTCAGTTCCCAGAGCGTCAGAAAGATCGTCCGCGTCACTTTTTCCATTTTCGCGTAATCGATCTTGTCCGGATGGTCACCGGCGCCGTGATAGTCTTCGTGCTCACCGTCGAACCAAAAGACGACCGGGATCCCGTTGACCGCATAATTGAAATGATCGGAACGGAAAAAGAAACGGTTCGGGTCCTTGGGATCGTCGTATCGATAGTTGTAATTCAACTTCAGGAAACCATCGTTCGTTCCTTTGGTGACGGCGCCGAGCGTCGAACTCATCATTTCCGAACCGATCACGTAGATCTCGCTCTCGCCTGACAACTCAGCGTTGCAAGGCTTTCTTCCGGGTGCCGGATTGGTATCGCACGGCGCCATATAACCGGGCTTTTTGCTGCGGCCGATCATATCGATGTTCAACTGCGCCGTGACCTTTTTGATATCGACCGTCGGGAACTTGTTGAAATACTCGCTGCCCCAAAGACCTTTCTCTTCGCCGGCGTGCCAAACCAAAAGCACCGAACGCTTCGGTCTCTTTGGAGCCTTGGCAAGCGCCTCGGCGATTGACAGAACCGCGACCGTCCCGGATCCGTCATCGTCGGCTCCGTTGAAGATCTTGTCGTCGCCACGCGCGTTCGGATTGACACCGACGTGATCGTAATGTGCGCCGATCGCGACCATCTCGCTCTTGAGGACCGGATCCGCGCCTTCCCATAGCGCAACGACATTCTGCGTCCAGAGTGTTTCAGACTTGCTCTTCGCGGAAACAACGCCGGCTTTGCCGAGATCGCCCGCCGCCTTGTCCGCAGGGTTCGAACCTGCGCCGAAGATCGCGTCACGGATCTTCGTGCCGGCGAGCATCACAGGCGTCGGCGATTGATTCGGCCGATCGCCGCGCAGTTTCTCGGGCGACATATTGCCGCGCGAGAAGAAACCCTTGACCTGATCCCAGAACCCAAGCAATTGCTGCGGCGCGATGAC
Coding sequences:
- a CDS encoding S8 family serine peptidase, which translates into the protein MNRNNIWIHLCIAVTLITMAAVWGQIRRWQASSPVDSVTRSETKKQSKPIAVKRSSDEREPEVLVKFRSGVPVEAVKKLAAKNNDRVEDSIESVSGLFSIDDLDNADAAKVAEQYSAMTDLVAYAEPNLRIQLDPAESSKPVAEADPTEPTDGKTPNDPYFNEQWALKNSGQDGGKAEADLSAIKAWTKTTGSGKVVIAVLDTGVDYTHADLAPNMWFRPDNLPQYKDDDLGLVNDSRGFNSADNQNDPMDENGHGTHCAGIIGAEGNNEEGISGINWKVEIMPLKFLGRGGFGTTKDAIEAINYAVDRKRNGVNIRVISASWGSTQYSKALEDAIRAAGEAGILFVAAAGNSSTDNDKRPHYPSNYDLPNVISVAALDRNDTLASFSNFGAKTVHIAAPGREILSTWLNDDYREASGTSMATPYVSGTAALVLALEPNLKVEQLRDRLLKSVDKIDSLNGKVASGGRLNAAKAVGN
- the rsmI gene encoding 16S rRNA (cytidine(1402)-2'-O)-methyltransferase, whose product is MAGTLFLVATPIGNLQDITPRALDTLRSVDVIACEDTRHTLKLLNHYGIKNRLVSYHEHNEHERAAQLVADLENGRSVAVVSDAGTPGICDPGFRIAELARAAGARVIPIPGAAAFVSALVASGLATDSFFFGGFLPAKRSERTKRLEEVKQIPATLIFYEAPHRLVRSLADCREVLGNRRASVARELTKLHEEVVCGTLEELSERFSADRVKGEIVLVIDRASATAEVGRSLNITLADRVAELEVDGLDAKSALKKAAKEFGLGKSEAYRLLKVKK
- a CDS encoding M20/M25/M40 family metallo-hydrolase, which encodes MKKNLLGLFLTLSLLLPSVTFAQKTAVTITPAERKIAEAITAAQLKDYLYYVASDEMEGRDTPSKGLDLTAKFIGTMLSRWGFKPAGDDGTFFQKIALKRESVDAASMKLSVDGTTYTFNDDYFRLAGNADSVSAPLVFGKDGWMVKSKNIDALSGVDVKGKIVVLAGSGFSQQYIVAPPAGVTPADLPAATAGTDWADPIRNATDKGAAGVIVIAPQQLLGFWDQVKGFFSRGNMSPEKLRGDRPNQSPTPVMLAGTKIRDAIFGAGSNPADKAAGDLGKAGVVSAKSKSETLWTQNVVALWEGADPVLKSEMVAIGAHYDHVGVNPNARGDDKIFNGADDDGSGTVAVLSIAEALAKAPKRPKRSVLLVWHAGEEKGLWGSEYFNKFPTVDIKKVTAQLNIDMIGRSKKPGYMAPCDTNPAPGRKPCNAELSGESEIYVIGSEMMSSTLGAVTKGTNDGFLKLNYNYRYDDPKDPNRFFFRSDHFNYAVNGIPVVFWFDGEHEDYHGAGDHPDKIDYAKMEKVTRTIFLTLWELTDLKERPKVDKQLPPELTQR